Genomic DNA from Schistocerca serialis cubense isolate TAMUIC-IGC-003099 chromosome 5, iqSchSeri2.2, whole genome shotgun sequence:
ATAAaactcggtacttatctttattaacgaagatacagaaacacagtagtgaactccgtgtctacagagatctgtctagttcgagtcggagcggctaggtcagcgtcggctgacgacaaaccacaactctgctgcgatgaacacacaactgactagcaagtacacaatttggtggcgagtatacaactgagcggcgaatacagaactgtcctagcgctcgcgactccagcgcttaagaaaccagaagccagcggtggcgcgcgcagacttgcggcgatttcctgtctcgctggcgctgcttatgcggacggcgtccggactttgatgctgccaaccttttggcagtgggctcgggtggcattactggctaggatataacactcctcccccccccccccaaatcgccgcaccgtcgttgaataatgacgtggtgagcgtcgacggcgggggaggggtctggccgcaggcgtagtaGAAGAGATCGGGGctgagactgttgtcggtggcagtccctggtccgcaccccagcattggctgcgcggggcctcgggaaacaccgactgaaaaccgaggtcagggtgcacgcctgtgaccatgggcgcagcttctggtactggacgcgacggggcgtcgggacccacgaagagaggcagcgtctcctgacgctgcgtcgacggctgctgagtgggcgccagacaaggcgctgcggtgtcagactccttgggggtgcccaaggaaagcggctgcaggacaggctgcacagccaccgcttgggaaggcggcccggctgaggggtcgacgtccatcagctccgaaggcggtggcgactgaagagggaccgcaggcgccggagcgaccacctggggcgctcccggatgaagctgcgcgggaggcatcaacgggacgggctgtcggcgtcgtagaggcgacggctgctgctgctgccctgggggcggcagcgaagtcggaaggcgcggctggaacccgccgcggaccaaatctgtggacaaagaacgagcggcagaatccgggcggccagcgcggcgcaactggttctgatgcctcctgtgcagcccagtagcaccttgaacagtatataaaccgcgaccctggacacttatcacggtaccacgttcccaacgacggcgaccgtgataaactctgaaaaaaaacggcgtcgttgcgctgaaaacgcgtgcgatgctcagaagcggcgggtcgatccggggggtgcaacaaccgtagtagggtgcgatgacgacggccgtggagaagctccgcaggccaagggccgtcgcgtggcgtggtccggtacgacgacaggaacgtgatgagggcctgctgacgagagtgcgtagcacgaaggcggtcgatatgatccttgaatgtgcgtacaaaacgttccgctgcaccattcgaatgagggtggaacggcggagtaagaacatggcgaatgccattggcagaacaaaaactttcaaattcagcagaggtaaattgtggaccactgtcagacactaaaacttctggaagaccctcaatacaaaaaattgaagtcagcgcctgtatagtttgtgcagacgttgtagactgcatgggcacaacaaacggaaaattactaaatgcatctatcacgacgagccaacgagaatgccaatatggaccagcgaaaacaatatgtactcgctgccagggaccggcagggcgtgcccactcaaaatagcgttgaggcggagcagcttggtgttcggcacacgtcgaacaatctgtagacatctgcgtaatctgcttatcaatgccgatccatgtacaatgacggcgggcaagctgcttggtgcggaccactccccaatgaccttgatgcaacaagtcgaggaccttggattggagcacttggggaaccactaaacgaagctggtcattctcggtgcgtaacagcaaaactccgtgcgaaacagacaacagatgacgttgcggataatagcgacgaaccacaggatccgatacgtcctttgccttggacggccaaccacgttgaacaaaacgtaatagtaaactcagatgagggtccgtagctgtctcacgtgccacctgacgataatcaatcggaaaatcccggagggattgatgctcatcggcgtcaatctgatggcaagagtcgtcagaggaatcgaagacatcatccgcagcaatcggcaatctagaaagcgcgtcagcgtttgcatgctgagctgtagggcgatacagtatctcatactggtattgtgattacaaaagagcccaacgttgtagtctctgagctgtccgctgaggaactggtttagacggatgaaacagtgacgtcaggggcttgtgatctgttactaaataggatggtctaccatagaggtagtgatggaattttgtgacaccgaacacaatagccaacgcttccttgtccaattggctataattacaccgagctttgtttagcaatttagatgcgaacgcaataggacgttcggtgttaccgactcggtgagacaacacagcaccgaggccgaaagaagaggcatcacaagctaacaccagaggcttgttaggatcgtaatggaccagacaacgatcattcaataaagcctctttaagctgctgaaaggctgattggcaatcagcctttaagctgctgaaaggctgattggcaatcagctgacaacacaaacggaacattcttacggcggagacgatgcaacggtgcagcaatctgtgatgcattaggtataaacctaatttaatatgtcaatttgccaagaactgcttgcaattcctgcagattgcgaggggcgggcaaatcacgaatagctgctaaatgtgactgggagggatgaatgccttgagcattaataacatgccccagatactccatctccgtaaggaaaaatgaacatttatcaatgttgcaacgtaggcctgcctgagacaacactgtaaacaaacactccaaattacggaaatgttcagcaggcgtccgaccggacacaacaatatcgtctaaatagttgcaacacgatggcacattagccagaaattgtgacaaaaaacgctgaaaaacagctggagctgacgcacaaccaaaaggcaaacgcaagaaACGGAataaccccaacgacgtgtttatgacaaaatacagttgtgattgctcgtcgaggggcaattgcaaatatgcttcacggagatcaattttggaaaagaaacgagcttcccaagacttatccatcagctcgtccggtctaggcaaaggaaaagaatcaatgaccgtctgaggattaactgtcgacttaaaatcagcacacaaacgtaacttgccagacggtttctttataataactaagggagaagcccactggctcgctgaaacgggttgaataacaccgttgttttgccaacgacgaagttcatctgctacaggtgcccggagggcgtgaggcactggacgagcacgaaaaaatcgaggctgagcattatcttttaacgtaatatgagcggcaaagttcgcagcacaacctagttcgtctttaaatatgtcactgtatcgtttacacaaatcggttatgctgtcttgcggaacaacaacagaattaatttgcaacacattgtcttggatagacaggccaaacaagtcaaaacagtctaatccgaaaatgtttacactgtctgtagcgcggagcactgtgaatgaaactgtttttgtattgccacggaatgtggctggcacgctacatacacctaacacaggaatttgttctccactataagtagccaaagaatgttttgccgctgaaagtttagggcggcgtagcactatttatgagagtcacagacgcaccagtgtctaattgaaaattgaaggtcttatcctggatgcgtagcttcacaaatagtttattacactgtctctggatcggtgcagtggaggcggaagacacaaaatcagcgcgtttagcgcgtgttcgctgcttacaactcgtgggttgggcgggtggaacaactactcccgcttcacttgcagtctgtacattacgttttacagcgtttgaattacgctggggtcgcatagcagagggctgggtgggtggcttattgcgaacaagtttattacccacacggaccgtggaagagtctttaaacgcgaccttctgggcgggctggctttgaagaacatgaatatccatgggctgggcagcactagaattgtccttgcatttacgcaaacaaacagtctggatgtgtcctttcctttgacaaaagtgacaaaccgcgtttcttaacgggcaacgttcacgaggatgagcaagaacacacttagggcaagacttaactctatcattttgcacacgcggctgacgaatgtgtttaacatgacgcggccggctagtgtttacagtctgactctgccggtggggccgcgggcgtgacataacttgcttagcacaggcaatttgagaaatacatggctgatctaactcacactcagcatagtcaaaagtatcttgggcttcaatgatgttcatcacagtctgtaatgacgggtcaggcaactttaagatagcagcacgaatacgagaatctgcaatgttttgagtaatagcgtctcgtaacatgacatcactgtaggaagctccacacacacaactaaatcggcactgacgggtgaggccccgtaaatttgttaaccactgtttattagattgatgtggcagtttctttaatctgaagaacttgaatctggctgctgccacatgaaatcgcgactcgaaatactcagcaagcttgttaacaacaacgtcgtagtctaaagcttctggcttggattccgggaacaacttacaaagtagtcgatagacttccacgcctgcagtggaaattaaataaagctgccgctcagtacctgttattttgtagactgtcatgtgcgcctgcaactgcgcgaaatattctcgccattcttctcttgatgcatcaaaagcacggaaaggtggtgctgcctgtgcttgttccttttgtgttggaggattagccgcctgtttggcgattgcttccaccagactttgtatttgctgactctgtaacaagatcaactgttgtaattcggcagacatagtgagcACAAATTAAACTAGCCCCCAGAATTTTATCGCTATaagtagtataaccagaaacaagttgaaccagccctgcacacgagttcggaagccctcgtcgccagttttgtggcggcgttcgtagcgacaaacaattcgctgtaggaacggcttacgaagtcaccgccacacttttaatagcgggccgaccggtccgctggaacagtgaacagaaagatgaaaacccaaacactctgattaaataaaagtcggtacttctctttattaacgaagatacagaaacacagtagtgaactccgtgtctacagaaatctgtctagttcgagtcggagcggctaggtcaacgtcggctgacgacaaacaactactctgttgcgatgaacacacaactgactagcaagtacacaattcggtggcgagtatacaactcagcggcgaatacagaactgtcctagcgctcgcgactccagcgcttaagaaaccagaagccagcggtggcgcgcagacttgcggcgatttcctgtctcgctggcgctgcttatgcggacggcgtccggactttgatgctgccaaccttttggcagcgggctcgggtggcattactggctaggatataacatccgTAATGACTCTAGCTCCATCTTAGTGATGTGTGTGTTCACACTGCCTCCTCCATAGATCACCACCTCGCACAGGGAGCCCTGATTCTTAAGCATTGCAAGCAAGTTGATTCCTCCCATTCCCCTTCTCAATCATACTGAGACGCCTTGATAAACCTGCAGGACACaaaaggtagtttaagttgtggaaaggggccgaaataagggactgtcagttacactcgaacattcgaccatttatttgatcaaacattacaagagccaagatttttgtaaaaaaattaagaaaccactgctttggttttggaacttaattagcgaatTAATGCGCCATAAAATCTGataccttaagggcaagaccactttaattttaaaacggctcaaAACTAATAACTTGAAGCTCAAccgaaaacagaaatttaaaaggtaaaGTCTTGTTTTAAAGCAGTTCGTTACTTAGATTCTTTAGGGCTTCAGGCTGACACATTATGAGCAAACAAttcaaattcaaaatcggctgaaggcccaacacttacggGGACCCAGtactatccatctcctccatgttaattttaacaaatagaaggaacattttttctaaaaccattaaacatattgctctgaaatttgactacatgttcagtgaatatttctctacaaagtcataatgccatgttaagaaatatttattggtttttgttttacaagttttttaaacagatgcttgtttctctaaaattttgcactttttcttctataactcttgaattaatttttataacaaattgtaaaaaaacattgtttaaggaaaagatgtaaaaaatgttgtgtataaattttattgatacactgttagcagtttttgagaaaatgttcctcaaagatgaaaattttcaaGTTACGCTAAACGGCTTCCAAAGATTTTTAATACTTTCCTGCCCCATATCATGGATTATCAGCATCGTCATCTTTTCCAGTGTTAGCTTCCATTTCACTGGTCTTTCCTGCCCTTTTACTGCATGTTGTCGGCTTTTCTCTTCTTCCTGcagctcttagtctttcttcatcaattacgagcactgtggaaatggtgttgtcgtGCTGAAACGTGATCTGGTAGGAGACCTAAACACTGGATAAAGTTTCCTTCACTGTATGTTGCCACTTCATCATGCACTCCAAAATGCAACGTTTTTATCTATACAagcactcttttgggaatcctaacccaaattaaattatttacactttcatttggattgtgtgctttcccatgtaaacacttttccaataaacttgcctgtgataaaactgagtatggtcttaattaaataaattactgcatttggaaaacagttttatgggcatattccgtTCCTGATTGGTATTTACACCATGGGGCACACCTGTGGGGCgtagtgcatgttgtgggtgctcatttgtcgatgcagtatgaaaaaataatgcccatactgctctcctcatatgctcaatgcttcttgtattttgcctaattgcagaCCCATAGTACctctgacagatgaagcaattaatACATTGCAGTCTTCCTCTTCCCCCAAGGATCTTACcctcactaagcttctgggatcccaACGTCTGCTTTAGTTTGTGCAAGCGAGCCCCCAtgcacttc
This window encodes:
- the LOC126482243 gene encoding cell division protein ZipA-like; this encodes MDIHVLQSQPAQKVAFKDSSTVRVDLVRGGFQPRLPTSLPPPGQQQQPSPLRRRQPVPLMPPAQLHPGAPQVVAPAPAVPLQSPPPSELMDVDPSAGPPSQAVAVQPVLQPLSLGTPKDAENETLNEIKKLQEDATEVKGVLFMNVEEQIQAMKSARKFVESMIDEIEQQFDEKAKLI